From Dendropsophus ebraccatus isolate aDenEbr1 chromosome 10, aDenEbr1.pat, whole genome shotgun sequence:
ttacaatgtaatatatataatgttggcAGCTGTGGTGTTGTGTTATATTacacagtgtaatatatataatgttggcagctgtggtgatgtgtgttatattacacagtgtaatatatataatgttggcagctgtggtgctgtgtgttatattacgcagtgtaatatatataatgttggtAGCTGTAATGCTGTGTGTTATATTacacagtgtaatatatataatgttggcagctgtggtgctgtgtgttatattacgcagtgtaatatatataatgttggtAGCTGTAATGCTGTGTGTTATATTacacagtgtaatatatataatgttggcAGCTGTGGTGTTGTGTTATATTacacagtgtaatatatataatgttggcAGCTGTGGTTGTGTGTTatattacaatgtaatatataatatagtgttgGCAGCTGTAGTGTTGTGTTatattacaatgtaatatataatatagtgttgcagctgtggtgctgtgtgttatattacacagtgtaatatatataatgttggcAGCTGTGGTGCAGTACtgtgtgttatataatatatataatgttggcAGCTGTAGTGTTGTGTTatattacaatgtaatatataatatagtgttggcagctgtggtgctgtgtgttatattacaatgtaatatataatatagtgttgGCAGCTGTAGTGTTGTGTTatattacaatgtaatatataatatagtgttgGCAGCTGTAGTGTTGTGTTatattacaatgtaatatataatatagtgttgGCAGCTGTAGTGTTGTGTTatattacaatgtaatatataatatagtgttgGCAGCTGTGCTGTTGTGTTatattacaatgtaatatataatatagtgttgGCAGCTGTAGTGTTGTGTTatattacaatgtaatatataatatagtgttgGCAGCTGTGGTGCTGGAGCCCGGTGATGATGATGAATGTTGTGGCGGCACGGCTCTTGTTGTTGCCGGATCTGTGATGAGTCGCGTGTTCTTTTATAAACACAGGGACGCTTTCCAGAAGCTGCTGGCTCCGTCCCATGTGAACGTAGCTGATATCAATGACAGCGCGTTGGATTGTATCAGGGATCTGCGCGGGAGTCATTGGACTGTGAAATGGCACCGCCACTGCTTGTAGTCCTTCATCTGAGCAGCCGCTGCCTGGGAcacccactcctcctcctccatcgcATCAACCGGAGCGTCACTTCTCACACTCATCCCGAAAGATTCACAGGATACAGATAGGATGGAGTGGGCTCCTGGAGGCTGAATAATAAGGAGCTTTATGTAGTGATACTTAGGGGATTTTTGGATAATTCAGACTGAAGCCGAAGGAAACGGAACAAATGAGCAAGAATGGAGTGAAAAATCAGTGAGGGGAAGGAACGTTCCTTGCAGTGGGATCGAGGAGGGACTGACGCAGCTTCTTTTATAGAGAGCACGGATCGGCCTTAGTGACCTTTACTTATATCCAACCAGACAACATGCAGGACACCGGCTGCTGGCTCTGAACTTTTTGGGGTTTGGTGTGTTGAAGTTTTTGAAAGTTCAGACTGTTGGCCGTGGACTCTTACAGGATTTTATCAACAGCCCCAAATGATTTGATCAGAGGACAGAAATCAGATCTGTGAGGAACAGGGACTCTGAAACTAACGCAACATCCCACCTCATGTACGGCGTTGTCCCTGTCTGCAGGAGGTGGATGGTGAGGAGCTGCTTGTATATGTACTATCCGGATCTGTATACCTAGCTCGTCTTCCCCTCCAGGACCTATCGACCGTCACCTCATCCGCTCCATCACCCTGTGGCTGCCACATTACCTGCCTCTTCTGTCTTGGtacttgtccccccccccctcctggataATGGTTTAGGAAACCCCATTGGGACTTATGGGATAATTGGAAATGTCAGTTTTCACCAAGGTGCTATTTTTGTCCATCAGATACTATTGAATCTTCAGAGGAGGCTCCTAACCGGTGTGAACATGACCTCAGAGCataaaccatttaaaaaaaattaaaagaaattcCTTATTTATGGGCCTGTAAAGGCACCCACCGTTGTTGGCTGTAGGTGACGTCTTCCTATAGAGAGACAGGGGATGTATAGTACATGAGGCAGGAAGCGGCTGATGGCTTCTGTGCAGGTTATTAGAGCCGGACAGTGAAATCGATCCCGCCAGTGAAATGTTAGTAAGCGGGGAGGTGTGTGAGCTCCGCGTTGGCTCCAtcaatcagggatggggaatggATGTGAACTGAGCGGACCATGCGGGGGAGTGCGGATCACATGACAGCCCTGGCAGCAGGGTAAACAGTGTGGCTGCAGCTGGTcgagctgagacttgtagttctgtAATAGAGATCACAGTATGTATAGGAGAAATGGTAATATACCTTATGTCTCTCACCATTTCCCAGATCTGTACTTGCTGTCAGTGAGTTTTTTTACACAGTCTGGACCACAGGGGTCATATgcgtggccttccagctgttggaaaactacaatacccatcatgtctGGAAAGCTAAAGATTTggccatccaggcatgatgggaattgtagtccgtGAGTTTGACCCCGTAGTCTCCACCAGTCTGTGGGTCTTCAGCACTTGAAACACTTTTGCAACTCCCATTATGTCACTGCAGCCTATttgtcatgatgagagttgtagttttgcagccgctATGAAACCATGAGTAGGAGATGACTGATCCAGACCTGTGTGAGCTAAACACACAGATATCTCCCATGTATAAGTCCAGGCTGTTCAGCTCACTCACAttagtaacaaaccctcagctctgTGCTCCTTGCCTAGGATGGGTTTTCAGCCTGTAAATATGAGCAAGGACAGTTTCCAGTCAATGACTAAAAGGAGAGCTCTTCACTGTCTACTAGAAATGTTCATTCTACAGTGATTAACTTTAAGTGTGCactgtgctgccccctgtggatgagagCGGAAATCTGGGGGTGGGTAGAGAAGAGTTCTCATACAGATGCTTGAGATTCTTAGCTACAGCAGCATCTGCCTATCCTCCCCATGGCCATATTATGGGGGGCTGTAAGTTGTAGCAGCGTGTGAGCGGCGGTGGCACAGTATGGCAGCTTAGCATCGTGGCAGTCTTTCTCCCCCGGTCTCACTTTGTCTTTTCTTGTCTCTCTGCAGGTGCCTCCTTTTTTGTATGTGACATGACGAGAATTTCTCTGAGCATCACATGAGTCATCGGATTAATCTCCACACCGAGCAGCGAGCAGCAGAGACGTCTCTGGTGAGTGTCACATCTCGCACATATCAGGACATTGGCATTTAACCAGTTACTGCCTGCAGCTTCTCCATTACCGGAGTGCAAGGTAGTCAGATGTCAGTCAGGTGACAGCTGCTAAAAGTTTTTGTAAATGCTTTATCTCTCCAGGAGAAGTGAAGCTTTATATGCTATAGCTTATCCCATATTCCTTCACCCCAGACAGGAGTGTTAGAGGAAGAAGCATGAGTATTACAGGTATAGAATGGTACGGTATCACATAGTCACTAGTTTCTGCATACCAGACTGGTCTGTACATGTATTGTGGCTCGGCCTTGTCTCTTTTTACTATCAGCGCATTTCACATTTTTCATGTCTTTTGTCTTTTGCTGAATAAAGGCACAGTGTGGGCAGAGTATTGGTTATGGAAGTATCGAGGTGCCATAGCCTGGTCTTAGTGCGGGTTGAGGGtgatgatgctccagaaacagaGCCTGCAGGGTGTTTGGCAGCACCGCCCCCAGGGTTCAGGCATCGGCCGCTCTCGTACACTGTCTCTCATTAACCTGTCATTATGCACAGACACCAGGGAGCTGATGTGCTGTTTAGATCTCGCTTAGCGCTGTCATCGGCCTCTGAGGGATGAAGTTCACGCTGCTCTGAAATTGTTTATCAGCTTTGGTCAGAGTGTTCATTATTTGAATCGTATCTAGAAATCCATTGTTTTTCATTAGTGTGAGTGATGGAAACAGACCAGGGGCAGATCTTGAGATTCAGAAGAGTACTGTTCACACAACACAGCcaaatatatatggtattattattttttgtttattttgctgCTCCCATACATTGTAACTCACTTGCGGCTAGGTGAGGCTTTTAATATTAAAAATCTGAAAAATAATATAGAGACACCTAGCTACTCCTGTGTTCCATTCAGCaccatgggaaagctgggtcataGTATCTGCCACCAGATGTAATTAGAAAGACATTGAATAGTGTTTTCTGGAAGATTCCAGGACTTGTGTGTTCTGCAGATATATCCTGGTTATTTTATGAGTTTCTATCTCTATTTAACAAAGATGGGGAAGctaaacctttggctgtccagacatgggaactgttgttttgcaacagctggagagctgaaggttccccatctttgCTGTAGAATATTTCCTCTACTTATGACACTACTgacctataacttttttttctttacacagtgaAATCATTGACTGTCCGCCATGACCGAAGAGTCAGACTGCAGATTTAGCAATCTGAGCCAGGATCAAATTGCCATCCTCAATCAGGTTCTGACAGAGATCGTGCCCATCCATGGCAGAGGTAACTTCCCGACCATGGAGGTGAAACCCAAAGACATCATCCATGCGGTGAAGGAGCAACTCATAAACAAGAAGATCACTATACGGGACATTCGCCTCAATGGCTCCACAGCCAGTCACATCCTCATACAGCAGAACGGAACCAGCTGCAAGGACTTGGACATCATTTTTGGTGTGGAGCTTCCAGATGAGCAGGCCTTCCAGACAGTCAAGGAGATTGTCTTGGATTCTCTCTTAGACTTTCTTCCCAAATGCGTCAACAAGGAGAAGATCACTGCTCTCACAATGAATGAGGCGTACGTCCAGAAGATGGTAAAGGTGTCCACAGAGCAGGACCGCTGGAGCTTAATTTCATTGTCTAACAACAGTGGGAAGAACGTGGAGCTCAAGTTTGTCAACTCTCTCCGAAGACAGTTTGAGTTCAGTGTAGATTCCTTCCAGATCATTCTGGATTCCATCCTTAGTGTCTACACAAATGAGGACAGTGAGCTTACCCCAGACAACTATCCCACTGTGGTGGCCGAGAGCATGTATGGAGATTTCCAGGATGCAATGGAACATCTTAGGAGCAAACTTATTGCCACAAGGAACCCTGAAGAGATCAGAGGAGGCGGACTTCTCAAATACAGCAATCTCTTGGTTCGTGATTACAAGCCGGCCAGTGAGACAGAGATCAAGTCCCTTGAGCGCTATATGTGTTCCAGGTTCTTCATTGACTTTCCTGATGTGACCGAACAGCAGAGAAAAATCGAGTCCTACCTGCGCAATCATTTTATTGGCGAAGAGAAGAGCAAGTACGACTACCTGATGACCCTGCGCTCTGTGGTCAATGAGAGCACGGTGTGTCTGATGGGTCACGAGCGCAGGCAGACTCTTAACATGATCACTATTTTAGCTTTGAAAGTGCTTGGTGAACAGAACATCATCCCAAATACGGCAAACGTGACGTGTTATTACCAGCCGGCCCCATACATGAGTGACAGAAACTTCAACAACTATTACATCCCTCAAGGACAATCGGCCATCTTCTACCAGCCCTACCAGTTTCACATACACCTGCAGAGTGGGCTGGTGTAGAGAGCTATGCTTACAACTGTGAAATAAAGTTTTCCCTCCGCGCACATTGGGAACTGACTGTTCTTCTGCAAGATATCACTTTATGTAAAGAATTGACGTATATGAGAGTGTtatacaggttacatatatagttatCCTAAACAGCCAGCCTTTCTGGGCATATATTATGTAGCTTTTGCTGATCATACTTTAGAGCTGCCCTCACTATCCTATTTgtggggtcattgtgtacatacattccattacttatcctgtactgggttacatcctgtattatgctccagagctacgctcactattctgctggtggggtcactatgtgcgtacattacattactaatcctgtactgGTTAACCTTCTGTagtatgctccagagctgcactcgctgttctgctggtggagtcactgtacaCATGCTTGTTTTCACAAGGCTCGATTAACTGTGCAGCTGGACCCCTGCGGCCCTTGATCATTGTCGGACAGATGATGCAGTCAACGTTTTTTGATTCATCGGCTGAATATTGCCCATTTTACATGGACCTTTTATCAGAAATGAGCATTCCTGCCAATGCTTGTTTGCCCAGTTTTCAGCCCATGTAAGATCGGGATCAGTAGAGGATAAGTAATGTagtgtatgcacacagtgaccccactagcagaatagtgagtgcagctctagagtaaaatacaggatgtaactcaggatcagtaatgtaatgtatgtacacagtgaccccactagcagaatagtgagtgcagctctggggtataatacaggatgtaacttaggatcagtaatgtaatgtatgtacacagtgaccccaccaacagaatagtgagtgcagctctggagtataatacaggatgtatatcaggatcagtaatgtatatacacagtgaccccaccagcagaatagtgagtgcagctctggagaataataaaggctgtgactcaggatcagtaatgtaatgtatgtacacagtgaccccaccagcagaatagtgagtgcagctctggagaataataaaggctgtgactcaggatcagtaatgtaatgtatgtacacagtgacagaGATGCATTCGCTATTTTACTGGTGACGTATATAATACAGGACATAATGAAGGCTCAGTACAGGATAAGCAATTTATGTACACACTGGCTCTCCTGGCTATAGAGATAACTTTTACTTGTGGCCTGTATAATATTAATCAGAATTGGCCTATTATGACTGCTCCCCTTTGGATGATGatgattgggggggagggggtttgctCCATCCTGACGTGCTGTGACAATAGAAACCgtctctgcaaaaaaaatgcaaacaGATACTCCGAAACCTTCTATTTTTTATTGATGAAGTAAGTGCCAATGCTGCAGTGCCATGAGAAAATGGGACCTTGTGTTATCAGTGGATTTCTTATGTCTTTGCTCTTTGTGAGTTTTGAGTAACAAAAATTGGTTTTCTATTTATGTCGGGGTCtttgtattatgtgtactgctcgTGGGGGGTATTACTGCACTGCCAGCACGGCCGTCTTATCACGTGTACCCCTCAGAATGTCAGGGATCACAGGGAATGAGACAGGGTGCAGAAGGTAAATCTAATCTCCAGATAATCTTGAGTAACTGTAAATTGTCCGCTTTACTTCTCTTGTGCAACATCTtctgtcacatccagagctgccgtCAGAACTGCTTTTCTGTAAGTTCCCAGTAATCTCATTGCTGGTTCACTGACAACCAGAGGAGATCACAATATTATCCCAGCGGTCTGACGGATTCCAGACAGCAGCTGACTTGGATGCAGCTcaggatgtgactggagtataagggttcttttacatttttacattactcATTTTTCGGCATTTGACATCTGCCGTCACCTGGCATGAGAAATCGCATGGCTGCACAAACGAGTGTTGTATCATTCGTGCGGCCATTAACATTAGTGGTCAGCCGCACATGTTCTGTTTACATACAGAGATGTGCGACCGATTAACAATAGATTTTTATCGCCATGTGAAAAGATCAATgacacttttacacgggctgTTAATGAGCCGATTGAGCATTTCTGGAAATATTTGttgccgataatcggcccatgtaaaagggccctaacagaGGGTTGATTTTAACATAAGTAAAGGAAAGTTAGAGCCCTATTAAGCAGGCCGATATTGCCCAGCCAGAAGGGCTAGCGATCAGCTCATCAATCCATTCCGACCTTCGCTGGctcatctccccatgtaatagaaaACGGGAAAGGGACACATGACTGATCCAGTTTGCAAGACTGTAGCGCTGCTCTCTGTGAGTTGTCACAAGGCACGTCTATTACAGGCTCTTACTTAGAAGGCTCCGACGAATGAGCATATGAGACCTTTTACATGGACGTTACTAGAAATGATCAGCCATGTAAAAAGGTCCTAACACTGGAGGAAGTTCTGGGCTAGTTCTCCTAGAAAATGCCTATTTTGGGATGACCACTGTGTAGTGTTCACCTAACACATTGGGCATAACCGTTATCGTACATCTTGACTGATGGATTGTACATTTGTTATCCTGATAAAGTTTATTGATAGGGTCATACTTTATTAAACGATTTTAGATTGGATTATTCCAATGGACAGATCTCAAAAGAGGGTAACACAGGCTCTGCCCTGGCCCCCAGGATCTGCTATAGGGGAAACAGATTGTGAGTATAGTCCTGCTGCGATTTTATGGGACTGGATTTTGTGTTCATGTTTTGTTTGCCAAAGAGGAATTTGTGAAGGTGTCCTCGAAGTGCCTGTGTGTCCTTTGTCCCAGACCTGGAGCCCATTATACCGTCCAGCCCTGCTGCAGGGTCTTCTGTTTCCCTGCATGTTACAGGATTGTCCTCAACCTTCTGTATGGACAGTGGGGTCTTGTCCTTGAGGTTTTTCTCTACTGGAACAATGTGAACATTTCTACTCTTTCTATCTATTGTGTCTGAAGAAATGACCGGCTTCAGCCCCTGACTGTGACGCCAACCTGTACATAGATCTACAGAAGGAAAGCTATTTTTCTATGGACGATGAATGTTCTGACATGAACTGTACCTACGTAGCTgttaatgttttatgtaaatGTTCAATTCTAATGGAGAATTCCACATATTGCAGAATGTTTCCTCTGAATTCATGgcaagggtgtgttcacatgcagTTAATTTCAGGCAGATTTCGCATCACAATATACATGTCCCAATGGATTTAAGGTGACAAACACATATGGATTGAATGAGACTAATTGGTGTCCAAATCCGTGGAAAATAACACTGCAAACCAGTGGCAGAAATCCAAGAGTTTGCGTGGGATTCCTGACATGGATTCTCAAATTTGCAACAGATTTTTCCGATGAAAAAAATGTgtcatgtgaacgcaccctaagagtgaCATTGCATATACTGTGTTTATTGAGTTCTTTGTGTATTATACCCCAGTCACACCCAAACCTGCTTTCAAAGTTCTGTTGGTTGACCATGGAAACAAACTGGGCCAGCTCCACGCTTCTAGCATGTGATCTTCAAACTGAGCTCCCAGAATCCTCTAGTAACCAGTAGGATGTGGCCATAAGACTTGGTGTCACTTGAGATCTATAGAAGCTTAAAAACTGCAGTaggatttttgttgttgttgagggAACGTACACAACGGGGTGGTTATTTACTTTATAATTAATTGTGTTGAACCGTCATGCCATTTCGGTGTGGTGAGAACCTTAATGTCCATGAGAAATGACCCCACCTGAGCGTGTAACACCTTGTAGGCCTGTAATGAGGCACATTGGTTCCACCTTCTCCACCACCCAATTGTATCCATCATCTGATTACATAGACATGGTTTCTAGTTGGCCCAGTATTTAGTTACATCTAATAGGTTGACCACAATTCTCTATATCTTTCCAATGCTCAGTGGCTCAACTGCATGGCTACATTGTGATTGATAGGTTGACCGTTTAAgatgcccatacactttatactaaagacTATTGTTGGTggatctgtcaaactgtttgcTTTTGgcaacactcggcatttgattccttgTAGCTGCAAAGGTTGGATACTGCCCTTGGGCaacatctatgttttccaggactccctaggacagcatccaacttgtgcagctgcagggaatcaaataccaagtgttcgggttcagagaacatcGCCGAActcgaacagtttgacaggtctgttCAACACTACTAAAGATTGGTATGGCCTactgtatagagtgtatggggGGAGCCTTCTGACTCCAATGACAGATGATATTGCTGGAGAGAATGGTCTGGCGTGCTAAATTTCTGCATCCCGACCCTTTTTTTTCTCGGAGGAATAAGCTGGTGCCAGAGTTGTCTGGCTGGGACTTACCCTTCCCTTCCTAAAGAGAACACATGAAGGTTGGTATATGGGAAAACTGGAAGAAGGAACTGTCGGACGAATAATTGTGAAGGTGTACAGGCCTCTTTATTTACCTTGACTCGGAAGGGTCCACTGCCTGGTAACATTGTCTTTGGTGGGTTGACCATATGGGTATACTGTCTCTGAGTGTCCCCTGCCTATTTACATTGTTTTGGTGGGTTGACTGCATGGTAACGTTGTATTTTAATGGTTCCATTGCCTGGTTACATTGTCTCCTCTAGGTCGACTACATGTTTACATTGTCTTTGATGGGTTGACTGCATGGTTACATTGTTTCCACTGGCTTGACTGCATGGTTACATCGTCTTTGATGGAATAACTATATGTTTGCGTTGTCTTTGGTGGGTTGACCATATGGTTACGTGTTCTCCAGTGGGTCAGCGACACATTGTCTTTGGTGGGTTAACTATATGGTTACATTGACTCCAGAGGGCCCAGGCGCTCTGGGCCTCGGTACTTGTTGAGCCTTTACATGTTGCGTTAGTCACTTGTATTTGCTGTAGTGCGACTGATCTGCACCTTAAGTTCCTGCAAAGGgaatctgtatataacatgtgaAGATTTCTCCGATGTTGGTGTCTGAAATCTGATTTATACCGAGCTAATAATAAAGCTTTAAGATGAAAGGCTGCATTGTAATGTGGTTATTGCCTTTCTATGTGTATCCTACTTAAGACCAGAAAACCTTGTGGACAGACGCTGTAAGGCCTCACGTATCATCTGTACGACCGAGCGTAATCCCAACATCAACACGCCACattaatctaatgtgtatagcaCAAGTAGTGCGGCACATCTGGAGAATGGGAGGGATGTCACATGGCCTAGAAGATGTGACCTCCTGTGTAATGAGACAGGGTCTGGCTGAACCCCCAGAGGTACGCAGCAGCTGTAGAAGGACAGAGATGTTGTtgctctatatacagtggctGGATAAGCACATTAATTACATGGCAGCCGGCAGGATCGGGCTTGTGCCAGTCTCCGGGGTTGCAGCCTTGCGTGTCTCCAAATAACTGCACCATGTATATAAGGTCTCTGCACATTATTGTATCACAAAAGAGAGCAGAGAAGCTAAGGGCAGAACCCAGGAGACAACATGATGATTACCCATAATTACTAACTGTACCAAAATGACTCCAGAGGCGCTACATTATGAGAATTATAGACCAGATATGGGCCATAGAGCCGTGTTCTCCTATAGATAGTGCTGGTTACTTACAAGGACAGGACGGATACTGAGATGACATGTTCTGCTACTATAAAAACTAGAAATATCTGAAGATTCTAAAGACATGAGAAGATGCAAGAAGCTCAGATTGAGGACCTCATATCATTTCAGGAGGCATCTTGGAGAATTGCTGAATACTATGGAAGATAAAGTAAAAATAATCATACTAATAGAACCATAGAAGTGTCTACAATACCAGTGACAGTACCAATACCAGTGAATAATAGTCTGAAGGGTATAATACCAGCGAGTCATAGCTACAGCATGGGAGCAGTGGGATGTCCAGCCCACACAGAGCTCTACACATTTTCCTCAGCATTGATGTAAATAGTCAATTCTGGTGGGTTAATTAACTCTGATTTACAGGGTCGGCACAGCAAATCGGTGGTATAGCAAATAAAAGACCCAGTTCTCCCGGAGAGCCAATTGGCCACCATCCATTTGAGAATAAATGCTTAAGGGGGTAGATCAGTGCTTGGCTTGGTTGGAT
This genomic window contains:
- the TENT5D gene encoding terminal nucleotidyltransferase 5D; translated protein: MTEESDCRFSNLSQDQIAILNQVLTEIVPIHGRGNFPTMEVKPKDIIHAVKEQLINKKITIRDIRLNGSTASHILIQQNGTSCKDLDIIFGVELPDEQAFQTVKEIVLDSLLDFLPKCVNKEKITALTMNEAYVQKMVKVSTEQDRWSLISLSNNSGKNVELKFVNSLRRQFEFSVDSFQIILDSILSVYTNEDSELTPDNYPTVVAESMYGDFQDAMEHLRSKLIATRNPEEIRGGGLLKYSNLLVRDYKPASETEIKSLERYMCSRFFIDFPDVTEQQRKIESYLRNHFIGEEKSKYDYLMTLRSVVNESTVCLMGHERRQTLNMITILALKVLGEQNIIPNTANVTCYYQPAPYMSDRNFNNYYIPQGQSAIFYQPYQFHIHLQSGLV